The Mycobacterium riyadhense sequence CTCGAAGACGCGAAACCCAGCGCCCCGATTTCGATTGCCTCCTTGGCCAGCGACCGCATTTTCGCCAGGTCTTCAGGGGTGGCGGGCTCACGGTCGGCGCCGCGCTGACCCATTACGTAGACCCGCAACGGGGAGTGCGGCAGATAGGCGGCCACATCGATATCCCGTTTGCCCGCGTCCAGCGCGTCCATGAATTCGGGGAAGGTTTCCCAGGTCCACGGCAGTCCGTCGGTCATCACGACGCCGGGAATGTCCTCCACGCCGGCCATTACGTCGACGAGCACGTCGTGGTCTTCCTGGCGGCACGGCGCGAAGCCGACGCCGCAGTTGCCCATCACCACCGTGGTCACCCCGTGCGCCGACGACGGAGTCAGCCGGTCCGACCAGATGGCCTGGCCGTCGTAGTGGGTGTGCAGGTCGATAAAGCCGGGCGTGACCAGCAGCCCGGTCGCGTCGATCTCTCGCTTGGCGGTCTCGCCGTTGCTGGGGCCCACCGCTGTGATGACCCCGTCTTGTACCGCGACGTCGCCGATGTAGGGCTCGCCTCCCAACCCGTCGACGATGGTGCCATTGCGGATGAGAAGGTCGTAGCTCATCCAACTAATCTACGACCGTGATCGATCACCTAGGAATCAACTGCGGCGACTACCCGAAATCCCAGGAGTTCTACGACACAGTGTTGGGCGTGCTGGGCTATACCCGCCAAATGGATTTCGGCGTGGCAATTGGATACGGCCGTAACGGCAAGCCGGATTTCTGGATCGCCGACGGCTCAGGCATGGGCCCGAATCGAGAAGTCCACATCGCGTTCCAGGCCGCCGACGAAACTGCGGTGCGCGCGTTCTACGACGCCGCTATGGGCCTGGGTGCGGAGTCGTTGCACGCGCCGCGGCTCTGGCCGGAGTATCACCCAGGCTATTTCGGCGCTTTCGTGCGCGACCCCGATGGCAACAACGTCGAAGCGGTCTGGCACGGGGCACTCCCGTAATGTCGCTGGTATGGCCAGCACCGACGCGGCCGCTCGGGAGCTGCTGCGCGACGCGTTCACGCGGCTGATCGAACACGTCGACGAACTCGCCGAGGGCCTGACCGACGAAATCGCGAATTACCGGCCGACCGAGAGTGCCAACAGCATCGCGTGGCTGATCTGGCACAGCGCCCGGGTGCAAGACATTCAGCTGGCCGATGTGGCCGGCGTCGAGCAGGTGTGGACCCGCGACGGCTGGGTCGACCGGTTCGGCCTGGACTTGTCGCGCAACGACACCGGCTATGGGCACAATGCCGAGGATGTGGCCAAGGTCCGTGCCCCTGCCGACCTGCTGTCCGGCTATTACCACGCGGTGCACCAGCTCACCTTGGATTACGTCGCCGGTGTCACCGCCGACGAGCTGTCGCGCATCGTGGACACCAACTGGGATCCCCCGGTGACCGCCAGCGCACGTTTGGTCAGCATCATCGACGACTGCGCGCAGCACCTCGGCCAGGCCGCCTATCTGCGGGGTATTCAGTAAGTTCTAGGCGTGCGATTCGTGGCGACCATGCTGTTCTGGCTCTTCGCCACGGTTACCCTGGCGGCGGCGATCCCGGCGGCATGGGTACAGACGAACATCGTCGACGAAGGCGGCTACGCCGCACTGGCCCAGAAGGCAGCCGGCGATCCGGCGCTGCAGTCGGCCATGGCGGCCGAACTCACCACCCGAGCTATGGCGCTCATCAACGATCACGGCGGACGGCGCTACCCCGTCGACAGCTCGGTGGTGCACGACGCCGCTACCGCCTTCACCGCGAGCGCTTCGTTTCCGCCACTGTTCGCGCAGGTGAACCGGGCGGCGCACCGGTGGTTGTTCAGCGATCCGGTCGCCGGCGGTGACCGGTGGGTGATCGATGTGGCCCCAATGCTCAAAGACCCTGCAATTCAACGGGTTTTGAGCACATACAACGTGAAGGCGCCCGAAACGCTGAAGGTCGCGTTGACGGTTTCGGCGGCGCAGCCGGTGCGTCCGGGACAGCTGCACCGGATCGCCGTTTGGGGTCCCTGGGTGACTATCGCCGTGATCGCACTCAGCGGTGCCTGCGCGCTGGTTACGTTGGTCGCCGCGCGCCGCCGTGGCAAGGCGCTGACCGGCCTCGGCGTCTCGGCGCTGCTGGTCGGTGCGACCGGTTGGGCCGCGATTGAGGTCGGCCGTCGCTATGTCAACGACGCGCTCAATCGGACCACTGGCGACATCCGCCGGATAGCCGATGTGATGGTCAGCAACGCCGAGGACAGCTTGCACCTATGGCTGAATCTGACGCTGCTGGCCGGCGTCGCGCTGGTCGCGTTCGGAGTGCTCGTCGCGGTGCTGGGAAGCCTGGTTAAGCGGACTTAACGCAGGGGCAGCTCGGACAGTATCGGACTGGTCGGCTGCGGCGATCCGGAGCCGGGTTCGACGGTGAACGCCAGGGCGGTCGAGCTTCCGAGGTCGGGGAGCATGGCTTTTGTCGAGGGCGTGACCGCGGCGGCGCCCATCGTCCCCGCCGATGTCGGACCGTTGGCGCCGATCAACCACATCTGATAGACGGTGCCCGGCGACGGCGGCGGCACGTTGTTCATCACCAGCACACCCGCATTGCGGTCGCGGGAGAACATCACCGTGGCCGTGCCCGTGCCGAGCGGGCGGGAGACCGTCTGCACATCCGGTGCCGCGAGAACTTGCTCGGCCATCGTGGGCGTTGGGGTCGGCCGCGTCAGCACCCCGACACCAAAGGCTGCCAGCCCCACCGCGATGGCCGCCGCAGATGCGAAAACAGTTGTACGCCAACGTGACTGGCGCTTAAAGTCAGGTTTTGCGGGTTCGGTCGTGGCCAAGATCGCGGCCCGCAGGTGGGCCGGAGGTTCGGCGGCGGTCGCGGCCGAGGCCACAGCCATCGTCTCGCGGACGGCGCGAACTTCGTCGTTGAACGCCGCAGCGACCGGCGGGGGCGCCGCTGCCACCCGCTGGCTTATCTCGGCTCGCTCGTCGTCAGACATCGCATGCAGGGCATACGGGGTTGCCAGCTCAAGCAGTTCGAAGTCCGTCGGCTGTGTCATCAGCGCCGCTCCTCCTCATCGCTTCGCTCTGCATCGTCGCCGGCGCG is a genomic window containing:
- a CDS encoding VOC family protein, encoding MIDHLGINCGDYPKSQEFYDTVLGVLGYTRQMDFGVAIGYGRNGKPDFWIADGSGMGPNREVHIAFQAADETAVRAFYDAAMGLGAESLHAPRLWPEYHPGYFGAFVRDPDGNNVEAVWHGALP
- a CDS encoding mycothiol transferase codes for the protein MASTDAAARELLRDAFTRLIEHVDELAEGLTDEIANYRPTESANSIAWLIWHSARVQDIQLADVAGVEQVWTRDGWVDRFGLDLSRNDTGYGHNAEDVAKVRAPADLLSGYYHAVHQLTLDYVAGVTADELSRIVDTNWDPPVTASARLVSIIDDCAQHLGQAAYLRGIQ
- a CDS encoding anti-sigma factor, with the protein product MTQPTDFELLELATPYALHAMSDDERAEISQRVAAAPPPVAAAFNDEVRAVRETMAVASAATAAEPPAHLRAAILATTEPAKPDFKRQSRWRTTVFASAAAIAVGLAAFGVGVLTRPTPTPTMAEQVLAAPDVQTVSRPLGTGTATVMFSRDRNAGVLVMNNVPPPSPGTVYQMWLIGANGPTSAGTMGAAAVTPSTKAMLPDLGSSTALAFTVEPGSGSPQPTSPILSELPLR